A window of Chromatiales bacterium genomic DNA:
GCGGGGCTACCGGAGTAAAGACATTTTTCTATCGCTATACCAGCCCGATCACCTCAAAGCTCGTTCAGGTGAAAATCGGCAACTTCCCGGAGACCTCCCTGGCCGAAGCGAGATTGAAGCTCCAGGAACTTAAACAAATTCGCCGCCAGAAACGCTGCCCGGCAACTGAGGCCAAAGAGGAGAAACGGCAGAAACGGGAGCAAGCCCAGGAATTGGAACAGGGACAAGTAGAGTCGGTTGAGAAGTCCTTCACAGTTGAGAGTCTCGTGGAACTCTACCTAACCCAATATATCGAAGACCGGAAATCTCCAAGCGGAAGAAAAATCGCCGGTGCACGAAAACCGAAAGGTCAGTCTGAGACGCGCAGAACCCTCTATGGCGATGTTATTCCCAAGTTGGGGGAGATGCCAGCAAATGCTGTCACGCGAAAGGCTGTGGTGGATATGATCATGGCAATTGTTCAACGTGGGGCAAATGTTCAAGCAGGAAATGTGCTGAGAGAGCTTGCCGCCGCCTACGAATTTGCGATTGGTCTGGGCTATTTTTCAGATGAGTTTGCAAATCCGGCAATTCTCGCCAAATCAAGCCTCAGACAGGCCAAGGTGAAACTCACCCATCAACGAGGAAAAAGAGTCCTCTCTGATACCGAGTTGGCGACGTTGCTGAAATGGCTGCCTGGCTCTGATTACACTGCAACACAGAAGAATGTTCTTCGATTTACCCTCTGGACAGGGTGTCGTACCGGAGAGGTCTGCAATGCGGCCTGGCAGGATATTGATCTGGAGAAGCAGACCTTTCATATCAGGGAGAGCAAGACAGAGGTCGAGCGCTATGTCCAGCTACCACGACAGGCGGTGGAATTCTTGACAGCGCTTCGTCTAACCACGGGTGACTATCTGTTTCCATCCCAGAAAACGCGGCTGCCAATCCAGCAAAAACAACTGACCGAGCAGGCCTGGCGGATGAGACAAAGCAACAGCATGGTAAATCTTCCGGCCTGGACACCTCATGATCTGCGCAGAAGTGTCAGGACTGGCTTGTCACGCCTGCAATGTCCTAACGAAGTGGCTGAAGCGGTATTGGGGCATTCACGTAGAGGGATTGAGGGAACCTACGATTTGCACCGGTACGAGGCAGAGTGTAGGCGGTGGTTACAGAAGTGGGCGGATCATCTGGACTCGCTTATTCGTTAGTAGTTCAGACGCGATCTTACAATAAGTGTCAGGCTCCAACGGCCCGTGTCGACCCGTTGTAGTCCTTCGAACCAAACACCGGCGGAGCGATTTAATGCCTGTGTTGCATCGACCGGTTGAACCGGCAAAGCGAATGTGGTCATTGAGCTCCAGCAATCCGGCTGGCACTTCCGACCAGTTCCGACTATTCATATTGA
This region includes:
- a CDS encoding tyrosine-type recombinase/integrase; the encoded protein is GATGVKTFFYRYTSPITSKLVQVKIGNFPETSLAEARLKLQELKQIRRQKRCPATEAKEEKRQKREQAQELEQGQVESVEKSFTVESLVELYLTQYIEDRKSPSGRKIAGARKPKGQSETRRTLYGDVIPKLGEMPANAVTRKAVVDMIMAIVQRGANVQAGNVLRELAAAYEFAIGLGYFSDEFANPAILAKSSLRQAKVKLTHQRGKRVLSDTELATLLKWLPGSDYTATQKNVLRFTLWTGCRTGEVCNAAWQDIDLEKQTFHIRESKTEVERYVQLPRQAVEFLTALRLTTGDYLFPSQKTRLPIQQKQLTEQAWRMRQSNSMVNLPAWTPHDLRRSVRTGLSRLQCPNEVAEAVLGHSRRGIEGTYDLHRYEAECRRWLQKWADHLDSLIR